The following coding sequences lie in one Rutidosis leptorrhynchoides isolate AG116_Rl617_1_P2 chromosome 4, CSIRO_AGI_Rlap_v1, whole genome shotgun sequence genomic window:
- the LOC139843925 gene encoding non-specific lipid transfer protein GPI-anchored 5-like, whose translation MAQHQKTNIVLMILMITMVALYGSTMAQSSGCTNELISMSPCLNYISGNTSTPSSGCCSSLANVVKSQPQCLCQILNGGGSSLGITINQTQALALPTACNVQTPPTSKCSDAAPTDSPSGTTPSSTSGSPSETKTVPSTDNGSSDSTSIRFTSIYAALSLLVAVYAMVF comes from the exons ATGGCACAACATCAAAAAACCAACATAGTGTTGATGATCCTAATGATCACAATGGTTGCCTTATATGGAAGCACGATGGCTCAATCGTCAGGGTGTACAAATGAGCTAATTAGTATGTCACCATGCCTAAACTACATTTCGGGCAATACGTCCACACCTTCATCAGGATGTTGCAGCTCACTTGCTAATGTGGTCAAGTCACAGCCACAATGTTTGTGTCAAATCTTGAATGGTGGTGGCTCGTCTTTGGGTATTACTATCAACCAAACCCAAGCACTTGCGTTGCCTACGGCTTGCAATGTCCAGACCCCACCGACTAGTAAATGCAGTG ATGCTGCTCCAACCGACTCTCCGTCAGGAACAACGCCTTCTTCAACTTCAGGAAGCCCTTCAGAAACAAAGACTGTGCCATCAACAGATAACGGTTCATCAGATTCAACTTCAATAAGATTCACAAGCATTTATGCAGCACTTTCACTATTAGTTGCCGTATATGCTATGGTTTTCTAA
- the LOC139841846 gene encoding uncharacterized protein gives MVDAEKVGQQRKYNEYQDWELIPISFPPVMSIDTVNEPVIITCRIPDRGIQIKRMHVDTGSGVNIMYEHCYRFLPAEVKVQLRQPDITLSGFSGESSWPLGRIELVVEFADDKNPQLARSELIDFYVVRSTSHYKARLERNLIQRFNIIPSMVHGLIKFPTMGEIATIASHQTTELCGSVVPVDIPSIGEQLKSSVFIANLLHPDKRIKIGACLSTETKAKLHGILLANADVFAWQESDMTGVPRAIAEHKLNVNPSLTPVRQKKRHMALERSDWLCA, from the coding sequence atggttgacgcagagaaagttGGTCAGCAAAGAAAATACAATGAATACCAGGATTGGGAACTTATCCCAATTTCATTCCCTCCTGTcatgtcaatcgacacagttaatGAGCCTGTTATCATCACGTGTCGCATTCCTGATCGCGGAAtacaaattaaacgcatgcatgttgataCCGGAAGCGGTGTCAACATTATGTACGAGCACTGCTATCGTTTTCTTCCCGCAGAAGTCAAGGTGCAGTTGCGCCAAcccgatattacgctatcaggattCTCTGGggaaagctcatggccgctaggccggatagaacTTGTAGTAGAGTTTGCGGATGACAAGAATCCGCAGTTGGCTAGAAGCGAGTTAATCGACTTCTATGTGGTTCGTTCGACTTCACATTACAAAGCGCGTCTGGAGAGAAATTTAATAcaacgttttaacattataccctcAATGGTGCAcggcttgattaagtttcctaccatGGGAGAAATTGCCACAATTGCATCgcatcaaacaaccgagttatgtggttcagttgtgcctgtaGACATTCCCAGCATAGGAGAGCAACTTAAAAGCAGCGTATTCATAGCTAATCTCTTGCATCCGGACAAGCGAATCAAAATTGGCGCATGCTTGTCAACCGAAACTAAAGCTAAGTTGCACGGTATCTTGTTAGCTAACGCAGATGTCTTCGCATGGCAAGAATCAGATATGACTGGGGTTCCGCGGGctattgcggaacataaattgaatgttaacccATCACTCACGCCTGTTAGGCAAAAGAAACGGCACATGGCCCTTGAACGCAGTGATTGGTTATGCGCATAA